One Drosophila teissieri strain GT53w chromosome X, Prin_Dtei_1.1, whole genome shotgun sequence genomic window, CTTTGATCGCCGATCCCAACTACAAGATCACTCCGCAGTCGGTGATGACTCGGGACAACGAGGAGATGCTCATCCGCAAGCACTTCCTTCTTAGCCAGGACGACGATGCGGGCGTGCCGCCGCTGAAGCTCAGCGAACTGGACGAGAATATACCGCTGATGCTGGCTCCGCCAGTTAGGGGATTGGGTCAGCAGATTGCCGCCGTTCAGCCGCAGGTGAAGTGGCCCAAAGTCGAGGAGGCACCAGCGCCAGTGCCGCCGCCCCAATCCCAGTCGGAGCTGATGAAACGGTCGCTGGATTCGACGCCGCCCAAACGGAGGAATATCACCTGCAGCTCACCGCCGCCCTTGGCGCCCATAACCCAAACGGTAGTGGCTGCGGTGCCACCAGTACCTCCACCACAATCACAAAATCCTCCGATGGACTTTGAGGTTGTGGCGCAGAGCCGCAAGAACTTGCATCAGGCATTGAAAAGGGCCAGAAAGACGAAGCAGCAACCACGTTTGTTCGACGAAGAGGAGGATATGGAGATCACCAGTTTGGAGAACAGTCGCAAGAACAAGACCAGCGAGGGCAGGAAGACACCGCCATCGCTGGAGCTAACAAATGCTGCCACCAATCAGGCAGCCAATGCTGCGGCCAAGAAATCCATGCCACAAATGCCTAGTCAGGGGACGGCGAAAAACAATTCTGTGAAGACTAGAAACACGAGCAGAAAATCTTCGCCAACGCCCACAACCAATacacagccacagccagcGGGTTCGCCGTCCGGCAGCTCCGATGATTCCAGTGCtgaactgcagcaggagcagcaaagGCTCTTCGCATCCGCCGCCCAGTGGCGCGATGAGCCGCGCGAGAGCCGCACCCTGCCGACGGAGTACGGCCAGGAGACGTTCCTCGGCCTCTTTGGCCTCTACACGCCGGAAGTGCTCAAGAAGCTCAACCAACGCCACTCGAAGCGCAAGCGTCGCACCGTTCAGAATGCCAGCGGTGTGGATTTCCactatggccagcagttgaATGCCATGGACACGTTGGTCCTGGGCGTTCGTGGTCACAAGAAAACCAAGGAGAAGTCCGAGTTCCTGCTGTCGCCGAATGAGAAGCGCCTGCAGGCCAATTCGAAGAGGGCGTACACGCGCAAGAGCAAGTCGCCGGACAAGGTTTCGGACAAGAGCAGCGCAGCCGGAGGTTCTGCCGCGTCGGGAACTGTGGTCTCACCCTGTCAGCACGGAGATGGCGGCGCCTCCAAGTGCCGAAAGTGCCGCGAGTGCAGGGAATGCAAACGGCGTGTGGGTGAGTCACCAACTTCGTTATTTTATGAGCCACTCGAATGGCACGTCAACTGCTACGATGACCTCACTCTTTTTGGGAGGCATGAGCCTCTTGCTTATCTGAGTTAGTTTTCTTACATTTGAGCTGACTTTTAAATGAATCTTAAAGCTTTTATTAACaatatattgtttatttatttattttattgattaaaattCCCTTTCTTTTCGCGTATATTCCAGAGCCCGAAGCGATGTACTGCCACTTATGCAGCGGATTTTACCACATGGACTGCCACGAGGCCACCAAGAATCGCcagcaaatgcagctgcagaACTCTCGCTGTCCGCCATGCTTGCGGGAGCAAGATAAGTTGGAGAAGTAGCGTGATACCAAGTAAACAGGATGTTCGATACCCCTTCTTTGTCAGGTTTTCACAATGGAATGTGAATTCTTGCTTGAACTAGTTGCCTCCTCAGTCCACTGGACATGGGCATTTATTAGACGCCTCCCTTCGTTCCTTGTTGTGGCTCCGCCAGTTGAAAGCTCTACGTTCGGCTTATATAcatttctttctatttttttgagCAAGGGCGAGGGATAATATtgaatttaagttttttttccTACACTTTCACATTAATGTTAACCTCTTAGTTAAGTttgtatgtgcatgtgcatacgcaagagtgattaaatt contains:
- the LOC122623444 gene encoding uncharacterized protein LOC122623444; the protein is MSATHKEHKYTKFRYYMEKCYVLPLELKNDIIYCQRALRDFLKVHGLVSDVFKEQADADPVQMRRILDELEEEVYEINGEQQFLLMRLNDDLEGFCMKLKENNIASLPEMANEYVSAQIVPLIADPNYKITPQSVMTRDNEEMLIRKHFLLSQDDDAGVPPLKLSELDENIPLMLAPPVRGLGQQIAAVQPQVKWPKVEEAPAPVPPPQSQSELMKRSLDSTPPKRRNITCSSPPPLAPITQTVVAAVPPVPPPQSQNPPMDFEVVAQSRKNLHQALKRARKTKQQPRLFDEEEDMEITSLENSRKNKTSEGRKTPPSLELTNAATNQAANAAAKKSMPQMPSQGTAKNNSVKTRNTSRKSSPTPTTNTQPQPAGSPSGSSDDSSAELQQEQQRLFASAAQWRDEPRESRTLPTEYGQETFLGLFGLYTPEVLKKLNQRHSKRKRRTVQNASGVDFHYGQQLNAMDTLVLGVRGHKKTKEKSEFLLSPNEKRLQANSKRAYTRKSKSPDKVSDKSSAAGGSAASGTVVSPCQHGDGGASKCRKCRECRECKRRVEPEAMYCHLCSGFYHMDCHEATKNRQQMQLQNSRCPPCLREQDKLEK